In a single window of the Candidatus Methylarchaceae archaeon HK02M2 genome:
- the cobS gene encoding adenosylcobinamide-GDP ribazoletransferase, giving the protein MGILDGLKSVIAFLTVIPIKNGHSLEDMGRYMPLFPLVGSIIGLISGIFAWFLLHILPGIIVGILTLGFILLVTGIHHTDGLLDFGDGIMYQGPPEKKVEVMHDKQTGAGGLTFGLVFLMATAFSIGLLSISEIIQSLIVAEISAKLAMVTIAWAGKSAHEGLGTYCVDAMHGNLRLQKLMIPLIISFVIAIPLMRIVGLVVVISAVVVSLIIVWSSNRHFNGITGDVFGAVNEIIRATSLIVILVMVQWL; this is encoded by the coding sequence GTGGGAATCCTCGATGGATTAAAGAGTGTAATTGCCTTCCTTACAGTGATACCTATAAAGAATGGCCATTCGCTCGAAGATATGGGGAGATATATGCCCCTCTTCCCTCTTGTAGGCTCGATAATAGGATTAATTAGTGGGATATTTGCGTGGTTCCTTCTGCACATACTACCTGGAATTATTGTAGGGATATTGACTTTGGGCTTCATACTTCTAGTAACTGGCATTCATCATACAGATGGATTGCTCGATTTTGGGGATGGTATAATGTATCAAGGTCCACCTGAGAAGAAGGTGGAAGTTATGCATGATAAGCAGACTGGAGCGGGTGGCTTAACTTTTGGACTTGTATTTTTAATGGCAACTGCCTTTAGTATCGGTCTCTTGAGTATCTCTGAAATAATTCAGAGCTTGATCGTAGCCGAGATCTCTGCAAAACTTGCTATGGTGACGATAGCTTGGGCTGGAAAGTCTGCTCATGAAGGTCTGGGCACTTATTGTGTCGATGCCATGCATGGTAATCTTAGATTACAAAAATTGATGATACCTTTGATCATAAGCTTTGTCATAGCCATACCTTTAATGAGAATTGTTGGACTAGTTGTGGTCATCTCAGCAGTTGTTGTTAGTTTGATAATAGTCTGGTCTTCTAACAGACATTTTAACGGTATTACTGGAGATGTCTTTGGAGCTGTCAACGAAATCATACGTGCAACCTCTTTGATTGTGATTTTGGTGATGGTTCAATGGCTATGA
- a CDS encoding adenosylcobinamide amidohydrolase, with the protein MRFDLKLEGVQCEVQKDTLMINFNKPIKILSSAVLNEGLLKARAIINHHVPHSFNHRDPPSVLRDLVNDLNLPDDTVGLMTAVETQNVAINIKRTKDMTVCALVTAGLSYPATAGDETIESINAGTVNIILIIDRNLTDGCMVNCIQTAVEAKTVALRELDIRSRFSNSTASGSTSDAILVACMEVGNPIKYAGTGTEIGIMIGKVVKEATKEAIQKHDPGIVPDRSIIERLGERGIKIDAMVESGLELFTPSHGIESREKASKLFRKGLIKVLSDFNISALILAALKLQEEGEIGSIPNLPKKDFLEDPISLVADESIGMAIANYIAGTWGFYNFLYFERKKPGMIKNLGPFLDDAIGGLLAGVLSNIYTKSREK; encoded by the coding sequence ATGAGATTTGATTTAAAGTTGGAGGGGGTACAGTGTGAAGTTCAGAAGGATACTTTAATGATAAACTTCAACAAGCCTATAAAGATCTTAAGTTCAGCAGTTTTAAACGAGGGGCTTCTTAAAGCTAGAGCGATCATAAACCATCATGTACCTCATAGTTTTAATCATCGAGACCCTCCAAGTGTACTGAGAGATTTAGTTAATGATCTAAACTTGCCTGATGATACCGTAGGACTTATGACAGCCGTTGAAACTCAAAATGTAGCCATCAATATTAAGAGAACAAAGGATATGACTGTTTGCGCATTAGTAACAGCAGGCTTATCTTACCCAGCTACAGCGGGTGACGAAACGATAGAATCTATCAATGCGGGCACTGTCAACATTATACTTATTATCGATAGGAACTTGACAGACGGTTGTATGGTCAACTGCATCCAGACAGCTGTGGAGGCAAAGACCGTTGCTTTAAGGGAACTAGACATTAGAAGTCGTTTTTCAAATAGTACTGCAAGCGGGTCTACATCAGATGCGATCTTAGTGGCTTGTATGGAGGTAGGTAATCCTATCAAATACGCTGGCACGGGAACGGAGATAGGCATAATGATAGGCAAGGTGGTTAAAGAAGCAACAAAAGAAGCTATTCAGAAGCATGATCCTGGCATAGTACCCGATAGGTCTATTATAGAAAGATTAGGTGAGAGGGGAATAAAGATCGATGCTATGGTCGAGTCTGGTCTAGAGTTATTTACGCCATCTCATGGAATAGAAAGCCGAGAAAAAGCTTCAAAGTTATTCAGAAAAGGGCTCATCAAAGTGTTATCAGATTTCAATATTTCTGCTTTGATCTTGGCAGCCCTCAAGTTGCAGGAGGAGGGAGAGATAGGATCGATACCTAACTTGCCGAAAAAAGATTTCTTGGAAGACCCTATATCATTAGTAGCTGATGAAAGTATTGGTATGGCTATAGCCAACTATATCGCTGGAACTTGGGGCTTTTACAACTTTCTCTACTTTGAGAGGAAAAAGCCTGGAATGATAAAGAATCTCGGCCCTTTTCTTGATGATGCAATAGGTGGCTTACTGGCTGGAGTGCTTTCCAATATCTACACAAAATCAAGAGAAAAGTGA
- a CDS encoding cobalamin biosynthesis protein: MLLNLDFITESVIILILALIIDLIFGEPPEIFHPTVWMGKTAEFLKSKLKSKSLKTEKINGIVLGLTIILTFALSAYLILNFMKYYANLNIILYILLASFLLKTAFSMKCMGQLSIPIGESIEEGKMEEAKNRLRRIVRRDPTNFDDQKILSATVECVIESTVDGITSPLFYYSIFGVPLAIAYRAINTLDSTVGYKDSEHVNIGWFSAKMDDIANYLPARITSILMILSAWLLNEDWRGAWKILKRDRGKTESPNAGWTMSTAAGIFNVQFEKPGYYILGDRVNLLNSQHVLRALRIMKLTTLLFMMIVVLPIIILIGGFLGLILL, from the coding sequence TTGCTCCTAAATTTAGATTTTATAACTGAATCCGTAATCATTCTGATCTTGGCACTTATAATCGATCTAATATTTGGCGAACCTCCAGAAATTTTTCATCCAACAGTATGGATGGGAAAGACAGCAGAATTTTTGAAGTCGAAATTGAAGAGTAAAAGTCTCAAGACTGAAAAGATAAATGGGATAGTACTGGGTCTGACTATTATTTTAACCTTCGCCCTTTCAGCTTATCTGATACTTAACTTCATGAAATATTATGCGAATCTGAATATAATATTATATATCTTATTGGCGAGCTTTCTTTTAAAGACGGCATTCTCTATGAAATGTATGGGTCAACTATCGATACCTATAGGTGAATCTATTGAGGAAGGCAAGATGGAAGAAGCTAAAAATAGATTAAGAAGAATTGTAAGAAGAGATCCAACAAATTTCGATGATCAAAAAATCCTTTCAGCAACTGTTGAATGTGTTATCGAAAGCACGGTAGATGGGATAACATCTCCCCTATTCTACTACAGTATTTTCGGAGTTCCTTTGGCGATAGCCTATAGAGCGATTAACACATTAGACTCTACAGTTGGTTACAAAGATTCAGAGCATGTAAATATAGGATGGTTCTCAGCGAAAATGGATGATATAGCCAACTATCTTCCGGCACGTATAACTTCTATTTTGATGATTCTATCGGCATGGTTATTAAACGAAGACTGGAGAGGTGCATGGAAAATTTTAAAGAGAGACAGGGGTAAGACTGAGAGCCCAAATGCAGGTTGGACGATGTCGACTGCTGCAGGTATATTCAACGTTCAATTTGAGAAGCCTGGCTATTACATTTTAGGTGACCGTGTTAATCTATTGAATTCTCAGCACGTCCTTAGGGCTCTAAGAATAATGAAGTTGACAACTCTATTATTCATGATGATTGTTGTTTTACCAATCATCATACTTATCGGAGGATTTTTGGGACTGATCTTATTATGA
- a CDS encoding cobyric acid synthase yields the protein MNYRKAEVPFSKSKKSKALMVQGTSSYCGKSLLVAALCKIFSEAGYKVAPFKAQNMSLNSFVTEDGEEVARAQALQAFAASIEPTVDMNPILLKPKGDTISQVVFYGKPYKDMSAKDYYSEFALKEGLQSAKDSLERLMSRFDIIFIEGAGSPAEINIYDTDIVNMRIAEFVKAPVLLISDIDRGGVFASLVGTLELLKPQHQELIKGFIINKFRGQLSLLEPGLLKLTEITGKPVLGVIPFIQDLILPDEDSMSLERVSQIDEGKIVIVVVRLPRISNFTDFDPLESEPSVKVRYIKSVEELGKPNAIIIPGTKNTVQDLLWLKNNGLADEIFRLAKKGTPVLGVCGGYQIIGKKVIDKKGIEGGTPIEFTGIGLLNTVTEFQQYEKMTERVVAQIIGDSPMLHSGIGKTIIGYEIHMGKTSLGKDVNPAFRIIRRGSKDVYDFDGAVDASGSILGTYIHGIFDELPARKSFIDFLKKKSGIKPSNETVSDVRAEWEKSLRQLAKIVKISLDMDKVCKIIDVPII from the coding sequence ATGAATTATCGGAAAGCCGAGGTCCCGTTCTCAAAATCAAAAAAGTCCAAGGCTCTGATGGTTCAAGGCACCTCATCCTATTGTGGAAAAAGTCTACTTGTAGCTGCTTTATGTAAAATATTTTCAGAAGCTGGATATAAGGTTGCGCCCTTTAAAGCTCAAAATATGTCACTTAATTCATTCGTTACTGAGGATGGAGAAGAGGTCGCACGCGCTCAAGCTCTCCAAGCTTTTGCTGCGAGTATAGAACCAACTGTAGATATGAACCCAATTCTTTTAAAGCCAAAAGGCGACACGATATCACAAGTAGTTTTTTACGGAAAGCCTTACAAAGATATGAGCGCAAAAGATTACTATTCAGAATTCGCTTTAAAGGAGGGGCTACAAAGTGCAAAAGATTCTTTGGAGAGACTCATGTCCAGATTTGATATCATATTTATCGAGGGAGCAGGTAGTCCAGCAGAAATAAACATCTATGACACGGATATAGTAAATATGCGCATCGCAGAATTTGTAAAAGCACCTGTACTTCTCATTTCAGATATTGATAGGGGAGGTGTGTTTGCTAGCTTGGTGGGAACTTTAGAGCTTCTGAAACCTCAGCATCAAGAGCTTATAAAAGGCTTTATAATAAACAAGTTCAGAGGTCAGTTAAGTTTACTAGAACCTGGGTTGTTGAAATTAACAGAGATAACAGGTAAACCCGTCTTAGGGGTCATTCCTTTCATTCAGGACCTGATTTTACCCGATGAGGATTCAATGTCTCTTGAGAGAGTTTCCCAAATAGATGAAGGTAAAATAGTCATAGTTGTCGTTCGACTTCCAAGAATTTCTAACTTTACAGATTTCGATCCCTTAGAGTCAGAGCCTTCGGTAAAAGTTCGTTATATCAAATCAGTAGAAGAGCTCGGTAAACCGAACGCGATAATTATACCGGGTACAAAGAATACAGTGCAAGACCTTCTATGGTTAAAGAATAATGGGTTAGCAGATGAAATATTTCGATTGGCAAAGAAGGGGACTCCAGTTCTTGGTGTATGTGGTGGTTATCAAATAATAGGAAAGAAGGTAATAGATAAAAAAGGCATAGAAGGTGGTACACCGATAGAGTTTACAGGTATCGGTCTTCTTAATACAGTGACTGAGTTCCAACAATATGAAAAGATGACTGAAAGGGTCGTTGCTCAGATAATCGGGGATAGCCCGATGCTACATTCAGGAATAGGAAAGACTATCATCGGATATGAAATTCACATGGGAAAAACATCTTTGGGTAAAGATGTTAATCCAGCTTTTAGAATAATTCGGCGTGGAAGTAAAGATGTCTATGATTTTGATGGTGCAGTCGATGCTAGTGGTTCAATCTTAGGTACATATATCCACGGGATTTTTGATGAATTGCCTGCTAGAAAATCTTTTATTGACTTTTTAAAGAAGAAAAGTGGGATAAAACCTTCAAATGAGACTGTAAGCGATGTCAGAGCTGAATGGGAGAAAAGCTTAAGGCAACTTGCGAAGATCGTTAAGATCAGTCTTGATATGGATAAAGTTTGCAAGATTATTGATGTGCCTATAATTTAA
- the cobD gene encoding threonine-phosphate decarboxylase CobD translates to MNPIELAKKHIKNLQPCIHGGEVWQHNPNKKDFLLDFSANVNPLGPSPKVIETIKESLWKIPYYPDSNCASLKEEISEYIGRIGPENLIVGNGSTELIYIFAEVFLEQGEKALIPAPTFGEYEKAVLKAGGRSEYLPLSLTDGFKIDVKEFIEKIPHVKVVFLCNPNNPTSLSIASEDLSKIISEAMKEDVLIFIDEDFMDFVPKEKRSSQVGEIKSYPNLFILKSFTKFFGLTGLRIGYGIGNREMIDILSRAKMPWNINCLAEVAAIAALKDKQFSEKTFRLIEEEKEFLFDELNKIKGFDVLPPDSNFFLINIEQTRLKADELKRDLLKFDILIRDCSSFEGLDNRYIRVAIRTRKENELLVEALKKVCL, encoded by the coding sequence ATGAATCCCATCGAGTTAGCCAAGAAACATATTAAGAATTTACAACCATGTATACACGGTGGCGAGGTTTGGCAGCACAATCCGAATAAAAAAGACTTTCTATTGGATTTCAGTGCTAATGTTAATCCATTAGGCCCATCCCCTAAAGTGATCGAGACAATCAAAGAAAGTCTTTGGAAGATCCCCTATTATCCCGACTCTAACTGTGCTTCACTTAAGGAGGAAATCTCAGAGTATATCGGTAGGATAGGTCCCGAAAACTTGATAGTAGGAAATGGTTCAACTGAGCTTATCTACATTTTTGCAGAAGTTTTCCTAGAACAAGGCGAAAAGGCGTTAATTCCAGCGCCTACATTCGGGGAGTATGAGAAAGCTGTATTGAAGGCTGGTGGTAGATCAGAGTATCTGCCTCTGTCTTTAACCGATGGTTTTAAGATAGATGTTAAGGAATTCATTGAAAAAATCCCCCATGTAAAAGTTGTCTTTTTATGCAATCCAAATAACCCTACAAGCCTATCGATAGCTTCGGAAGATTTATCTAAAATAATTAGTGAAGCAATGAAGGAAGATGTACTCATCTTTATAGACGAAGATTTTATGGATTTTGTCCCTAAAGAAAAACGTTCTTCTCAAGTTGGGGAGATAAAATCTTATCCAAATTTGTTCATCCTAAAATCCTTTACAAAATTCTTTGGGCTCACTGGTCTAAGAATAGGTTATGGAATAGGCAATAGAGAGATGATCGATATACTGTCTAGAGCAAAGATGCCTTGGAATATAAACTGCTTAGCTGAAGTTGCAGCGATAGCTGCTCTAAAAGATAAGCAGTTTTCAGAGAAGACCTTTAGATTGATCGAGGAGGAGAAGGAGTTTTTATTTGATGAGCTGAACAAGATAAAAGGCTTCGATGTATTGCCACCTGACTCAAATTTCTTTTTGATAAATATTGAGCAGACGAGGTTAAAGGCAGATGAGCTTAAGCGCGATCTTCTTAAGTTCGATATATTGATTCGAGACTGTAGCTCCTTCGAAGGTCTTGATAACCGTTATATCAGAGTTGCTATAAGAACGAGAAAAGAAAATGAGTTACTAGTTGAAGCTTTAAAAAAGGTATGTCTATGA
- a CDS encoding ABC transporter ATP-binding protein: MVKLNINGVDCFYGSIKVLENIVFSVKGGEFVGILGPNGSGKTTLLKTIGRILKPKVGTILLNDIDVYIMKAMEVAKNIAVVPQDTSVAFDLTALDLVLMGRNPHIGLFETETKEDLTIAKKSMELTSIWHLANRKVSELSGGERQRVIIARALAQESKVLLLDEPTSHLDVNYQIETMDLLRELCKKKELIILAVFHDFNLAARYCDSAILLSTGRIASIGPLDEVLTKENLKKIFFVNAIVKQHPLTSSLYVVPLSTSGLKKIQPKDFTVHVISGGGTGVLLMRKLLERNYRVTVGVLNVLDSDHDAASTLGIPIINEAPFSEITEDAHKANLNKIDEAKAVVLSSTPFGYGNLKNLEAVQTSLEKGIKTIVVDGTPIQERDFTGGKAKALYMRLKEKGAIFVKSPDEVLPILESCEGRLGFSDN; the protein is encoded by the coding sequence TTGGTTAAATTAAATATCAATGGTGTAGATTGTTTTTATGGTTCGATAAAAGTTCTAGAGAATATAGTCTTTTCAGTTAAAGGAGGGGAATTTGTAGGTATATTGGGGCCCAACGGTTCAGGCAAGACAACTTTACTAAAAACTATTGGACGAATCTTAAAGCCAAAGGTTGGAACTATTCTTCTGAATGATATCGATGTTTATATAATGAAAGCAATGGAGGTTGCTAAGAATATAGCGGTTGTACCCCAAGATACAAGTGTAGCCTTCGATTTAACAGCTTTAGATTTAGTTCTTATGGGACGTAACCCACATATAGGACTCTTTGAGACTGAGACTAAAGAAGATTTAACAATCGCAAAGAAATCTATGGAACTGACCAGTATATGGCATTTAGCGAATAGAAAAGTAAGTGAATTAAGTGGTGGAGAAAGACAACGGGTTATAATCGCACGCGCCTTAGCTCAAGAGTCTAAGGTACTTCTTCTCGATGAACCAACAAGTCACTTAGATGTAAACTATCAGATAGAGACGATGGACCTTTTAAGAGAACTTTGCAAAAAGAAAGAGTTGATAATATTGGCTGTTTTTCATGACTTTAACTTAGCTGCAAGATACTGTGACTCTGCCATTTTATTGAGTACTGGAAGAATAGCTTCAATAGGACCTCTTGATGAAGTATTAACAAAAGAGAATCTCAAAAAGATCTTTTTTGTAAATGCAATAGTGAAGCAACATCCCTTAACAAGTTCACTTTATGTTGTACCATTGTCTACATCTGGACTCAAGAAAATTCAACCAAAAGATTTTACAGTTCATGTAATATCTGGTGGTGGAACAGGAGTATTGTTGATGAGGAAGTTATTGGAACGTAACTATAGAGTAACTGTTGGTGTGCTTAATGTGTTGGATTCAGATCATGATGCAGCTAGCACCTTGGGTATACCCATTATAAACGAAGCTCCATTTTCAGAGATAACAGAGGATGCACATAAGGCTAATCTAAACAAAATAGATGAAGCAAAAGCAGTTGTATTGAGTAGTACTCCCTTTGGCTATGGTAACCTAAAGAATCTTGAAGCTGTACAGACATCCCTTGAGAAGGGTATAAAAACAATTGTGGTCGATGGAACTCCAATTCAAGAGAGGGACTTTACAGGTGGGAAGGCTAAAGCCTTGTATATGAGATTAAAAGAAAAAGGCGCAATATTTGTTAAAAGTCCTGACGAAGTTCTACCTATCCTTGAGTCTTGTGAAGGTAGATTAGGTTTTTCTGATAATTAA
- a CDS encoding iron chelate uptake ABC transporter family permease subunit — protein sequence MTQEIKRVEEETRYFERFKRWEMIVIFLVLALVLTLSLSIAVGQMQISLPNTWKIVIKNIPFFGDLITEEFSVLEEVTIMQVRLPRTIAAMIVGIALSVAGVVLQGLFRNPMAEPYLLGISSGAALGAAIVIGLGIGSSFLGIFDSVQLMAFIGALVSVFVVYNIAKMGPRVPMLTVLLAGIAMTSFLSAVISFIMITLGESLHSLIFWLFGTLSGIKWSEVTISLPLITLGIFVILIFSRQLNIMLLGQDEAQQLGIETERLKKIMLVFATLITATAVAISGTIGFIGLVIPHIARILVGPDHRILIPSSALAGAIILVFCDTLSRIVIQPAELPVGVLTAFFGAPFFLYLLRKKKGLGMKG from the coding sequence TTGACTCAAGAAATAAAACGTGTCGAAGAAGAAACTCGATACTTTGAGAGGTTCAAAAGATGGGAGATGATCGTCATCTTCCTTGTTTTAGCTCTAGTGCTTACTCTATCATTATCGATAGCAGTAGGTCAGATGCAGATTTCACTACCTAATACTTGGAAGATCGTAATTAAAAATATACCTTTTTTTGGTGATTTAATCACTGAAGAATTTTCTGTTCTTGAAGAAGTCACAATTATGCAAGTTAGGTTACCTCGAACTATCGCAGCTATGATTGTTGGTATAGCCCTTTCAGTTGCTGGAGTTGTTTTGCAAGGATTATTTAGAAATCCTATGGCTGAGCCTTATCTATTAGGGATTTCTTCAGGAGCTGCTTTAGGAGCTGCGATTGTAATAGGTCTTGGGATCGGATCTAGTTTTTTAGGAATATTCGACTCAGTACAATTGATGGCTTTTATTGGTGCTCTAGTATCAGTTTTTGTAGTATATAATATCGCAAAAATGGGTCCCAGAGTTCCTATGTTGACAGTATTATTAGCCGGAATTGCTATGACTAGCTTTTTATCAGCTGTAATTTCATTTATCATGATTACCTTAGGTGAATCGTTGCATTCTTTGATATTTTGGCTATTCGGTACACTAAGTGGGATTAAGTGGAGTGAGGTAACGATCTCATTGCCCCTAATAACATTGGGAATATTTGTAATCCTTATCTTTTCTAGACAGCTTAACATAATGTTGCTTGGTCAAGATGAAGCACAACAATTAGGTATAGAGACCGAAAGACTGAAAAAGATCATGCTTGTGTTTGCAACCTTAATAACGGCGACAGCTGTGGCAATCAGTGGAACGATAGGATTCATTGGTTTAGTAATACCTCATATAGCAAGAATACTGGTCGGTCCTGATCATCGAATTTTAATTCCCTCTTCAGCCTTGGCGGGAGCAATAATTCTAGTCTTTTGTGACACCTTATCTAGGATTGTAATACAACCTGCTGAACTCCCTGTTGGAGTACTGACTGCATTTTTTGGTGCTCCCTTCTTTCTCTATCTTCTTCGTAAAAAGAAAGGTTTGGGTATGAAAGGGTGA
- a CDS encoding ABC transporter substrate-binding protein, giving the protein MKQIIIVIGILLVIITGVVVVALWQQSYAPPEPTGPFWVIDDVGRNVTIHTYPPESIVSLSPSSTEILFALGLGDKVVGVDTYSDYPEETENISKVGSFSTISIEAVLGLKPDLVLATGGIQKTVVEDLEEPLNSINGSIVVLSPQNISAILSDITMVGNITGKMNEANILVADMENKIQEIVDKTQGAVRPRVYIEYFFNGGYWSFGSESMINEVIYKAGGINIFAGFQGTYMATNDEAIFTSVPEVIIICKGAMAKSCGLTPEVIEGRSGWDQLPAVENNRIYEVDDPILTRPGPRIVEAIETLASFFHPELVD; this is encoded by the coding sequence ATGAAACAAATAATTATTGTTATTGGGATACTATTAGTGATAATAACTGGAGTCGTGGTTGTAGCTCTCTGGCAACAATCATATGCCCCACCAGAACCTACAGGACCCTTTTGGGTTATCGATGATGTTGGAAGAAACGTTACTATACATACATACCCGCCTGAAAGTATAGTTTCTCTGTCACCGAGTTCAACAGAGATTCTATTTGCTTTGGGCCTTGGAGATAAAGTAGTCGGCGTAGATACATACTCTGACTATCCTGAAGAGACAGAAAATATATCGAAAGTTGGAAGCTTCTCAACAATTAGTATCGAAGCCGTTTTGGGATTAAAACCTGATCTGGTCTTGGCGACTGGAGGAATTCAAAAAACTGTTGTCGAAGACTTAGAAGAACCACTTAATTCCATCAATGGTTCTATTGTAGTCCTTTCTCCCCAGAACATTTCAGCTATACTTTCAGATATTACTATGGTTGGAAACATTACTGGGAAGATGAATGAAGCGAATATACTAGTAGCAGATATGGAGAATAAGATTCAGGAGATTGTTGATAAAACACAAGGAGCTGTAAGACCACGTGTATATATCGAATATTTTTTCAATGGTGGTTATTGGAGCTTTGGATCTGAATCGATGATCAATGAGGTGATCTATAAAGCAGGAGGGATTAATATCTTTGCAGGCTTTCAAGGTACATACATGGCTACGAATGATGAAGCGATATTCACTTCTGTCCCAGAAGTCATAATCATTTGTAAGGGAGCCATGGCAAAATCCTGTGGACTAACGCCAGAGGTTATAGAAGGTCGATCGGGTTGGGATCAGTTGCCTGCAGTTGAAAACAATAGAATATATGAAGTCGATGATCCGATACTTACAAGGCCTGGTCCGAGAATAGTAGAAGCAATAGAAACACTTGCCAGTTTTTTTCATCCAGAACTTGTTGACTGA